The Candidatus Curtissbacteria bacterium genome includes a region encoding these proteins:
- a CDS encoding CvpA family protein, with translation MNWVDLLILVGVLFFAIEGQKRGFYSQVFDILGLIVSLVASLALYPFAAKLLTGVFNLPQIIANPLGFLFVWLVTETIFFALFSPFVRKILENTHTQPANRFLGFIPASINAFLFLAFVLLFIVSLPIRPDIKKDIFGSRLGSSLVKSATVLERPLNDVFGPIAKQGLTFLTVTPDGKSTVPLEFTATELSNDFESEQKMLTLVNQERAKEGIDPVVWDEDLAEVGRAHSRDMFERQYFSHFSPEGKDVGDRLQEAGIKYSIAGENLALAPTLSRAHSGLMNSSGHRRNILDPAFSRIGIGVIDGGVYGKIFTQVFTN, from the coding sequence ATGAATTGGGTTGACTTACTTATACTAGTTGGAGTTTTATTTTTCGCGATCGAAGGCCAAAAAAGAGGTTTTTACTCTCAGGTTTTTGATATCCTCGGTCTTATTGTTTCTTTAGTCGCGTCTCTCGCGCTTTACCCATTTGCAGCCAAGTTATTGACGGGAGTTTTCAATCTGCCCCAAATTATCGCGAACCCGTTAGGGTTCCTTTTTGTCTGGCTAGTAACAGAAACAATCTTCTTTGCACTCTTCTCTCCATTTGTCAGAAAAATTCTCGAAAATACCCACACCCAACCCGCCAACAGATTCTTGGGTTTTATACCGGCAAGTATCAACGCGTTTTTATTTTTAGCGTTTGTACTACTGTTTATTGTTTCACTGCCAATAAGGCCAGACATTAAAAAAGACATCTTCGGTTCACGCCTTGGCTCATCTCTCGTCAAAAGCGCGACAGTTTTAGAGAGGCCCTTAAACGACGTTTTTGGTCCGATAGCAAAGCAAGGTTTAACATTTTTAACCGTAACCCCCGATGGAAAAAGCACCGTACCCCTGGAATTTACGGCGACAGAACTTTCAAATGATTTCGAGTCCGAACAAAAAATGCTCACGCTCGTTAACCAGGAAAGAGCAAAAGAGGGGATAGACCCTGTTGTTTGGGATGAAGACTTGGCAGAAGTTGGAAGAGCTCACTCAAGAGACATGTTCGAAAGACAATACTTTTCCCACTTTTCCCCGGAAGGAAAAGATGTCGGAGACAGACTCCAAGAAGCGGGAATTAAGTACAGCATTGCGGGAGAAAACTTAGCGCTTGCCCCAACACTCTCTCGCGCTCACAGCGGACTCATGAACAGCTCTGGCCACAGAAGAAACATCTTAGACCCGGCTTTCAGTAGGATTGGAATTGGCGTAATCGACGGCGGCGTCTACGGCAAAATCTTTACCCAAGTTTTTACTAATTAA